A single genomic interval of Halococcus sediminicola harbors:
- a CDS encoding HAD family hydrolase: MDRYDLLYDLYESFDTDGLRDHQRFVDVFPPVDSRVALEQYQAIDTELDRRKGEIRDAFDHGETLCEVAAHATREEAFTALDLLTKHGRGVNVLVLDVDETLRSAGGTDNEIPRETLHYLTELHEEGVPIVICTGQTLENVKGFAIQGLGSELVHSGTLSIVYEAGTGAFTPGHGTDTKKLLYERLDEGMQNVFYGLRSRVLPEAPDGIRAGCHLQGNEFNVTLKPNAETGSREARDIIDRALCYLVDLLGTVVAEETDVEDGSEWARTFYAAVDPEIRGVLERRGELPKRDSAELPAALTEVFERIDVAYYEADAAEVGSLELNKVVGVEAAFEVLGVDDPFALVMGDSKSDLRVMEWAADGKGIAAAPDHASRAVLDHVIRTDELVFDRGEAAAILRIIYALNRLTALD, encoded by the coding sequence GGTTTGCGCGACCATCAGCGGTTCGTCGACGTCTTTCCACCCGTCGATTCGCGCGTCGCGCTCGAACAGTACCAGGCGATCGACACCGAACTCGATAGGCGAAAGGGGGAGATTCGAGACGCCTTCGATCACGGCGAAACCCTCTGTGAGGTCGCCGCCCACGCGACCCGCGAGGAGGCCTTTACGGCGCTCGACCTCCTGACGAAACACGGTCGCGGGGTGAACGTCCTCGTGCTCGACGTCGACGAGACCCTCCGTTCTGCTGGCGGCACGGACAACGAGATCCCTCGCGAGACGCTCCATTACCTGACCGAACTCCACGAGGAGGGAGTGCCGATCGTCATCTGTACCGGCCAAACCCTCGAAAACGTGAAAGGATTCGCCATTCAGGGTCTCGGCAGTGAACTCGTTCACTCGGGAACTCTCAGCATCGTCTACGAGGCCGGCACCGGCGCGTTCACGCCCGGTCACGGCACGGACACCAAAAAGTTGCTCTACGAGCGCCTCGACGAGGGGATGCAGAACGTCTTCTACGGGTTGCGTTCGCGCGTACTGCCCGAGGCTCCCGACGGGATTCGGGCGGGCTGTCACCTGCAAGGCAACGAGTTCAACGTCACCCTGAAGCCGAACGCCGAGACCGGGAGTCGGGAGGCGAGGGACATCATCGACCGGGCGCTCTGCTATCTCGTTGACCTGCTCGGCACGGTCGTTGCGGAAGAAACTGACGTTGAGGACGGCAGCGAGTGGGCGCGGACCTTCTACGCCGCAGTCGACCCCGAAATCCGTGGCGTGCTCGAACGTCGCGGCGAACTCCCGAAACGCGATTCGGCGGAACTGCCGGCGGCGCTCACCGAGGTCTTCGAGCGCATCGACGTCGCCTACTACGAGGCCGACGCCGCCGAGGTCGGCAGTCTAGAGTTGAACAAAGTCGTCGGCGTCGAGGCGGCCTTCGAGGTCCTTGGAGTGGACGACCCGTTCGCGCTCGTGATGGGCGATTCGAAGTCCGACCTGCGCGTGATGGAGTGGGCCGCCGATGGAAAAGGGATCGCCGCCGCGCCCGACCACGCCTCGCGGGCGGTGCTCGACCACGTTATTCGAACTGATGAACTCGTCTTCGACCGCGGCGAGGCCGCCGCGATCCTGCGCATCATCTACGCACTCAACCGGCTGACTGCGCTCGACTGA